Proteins encoded within one genomic window of Eurosta solidaginis isolate ZX-2024a chromosome 1, ASM4086904v1, whole genome shotgun sequence:
- the ana1 gene encoding mucin-4 isoform X3 encodes MSLNITVNGKFRACNKPSILDDPVRVKKQLECELRKQRLLEVREESKNIARKIRNDVAAEKDKQLRNLEAMKAQELECWREHVLVQKNNDYRQAIFEIGTAHRAAKLENEAMEKRRAQLEQQRKQFKKNTYERLGAKPTQYSTAKKSLHTAGTQTSNVLLKEQKKKRPRKRKRKNCPKNHISTCHCSSAESETLSEEGSADDVPGVGGNKRKQQQQKQDANRIVRQSQQENHQVCSDDSIESPATKSVHICPCPKVIKCPCDVSSTSSSPLSTTCTDEEEIVPPTCISIKNARYSNKNARLSKNPAVIVDIDVDNNDSVVITHGGEIKDRHAESNRQFSHVVRDSSAEKRKRSSLKSSTTTNISNTPKISESSVVHKPRFTQVSKLLNGRGGANVLQTAQHSAPPPSVAGTTPSTSIQKSPHKSSTSAKTADNFPITVSRGTVVLDGDRKSESAKSGPENSGSQVQCYDYNNKYHRNYPHPTEGLVREPSVRERNEPNAVEQAGIEREMEKEREREKERRRERSEERGRRALEREQVRRDCLQLTEKLDALTDQYPQLLNPPNVINLHSHQLQAQRAEKKRNAAVEELLLRPAIITCPEIAEQPKHSTNQQCPTTTNKKFNDDLNLGAPGLSDEINITGSTDSCGTILLGYVDDQQQKIRNDLHKYAGGGGQPKQNVKKAERLLNLLERIEDLRRALCEELGNNGNSDGMEQVINGVSDVRRERERIAIHDLNSDEGRVSPLAKHLHDVEQKEAVLEQKLRELCKMRKPEPNANGQRAGPTMKKPIGKECRIQTTANNKPLEIIIKLKNEGGRRGKSIGQKSTKSPRKLSTLIDTPTRRVTAKRSQQHLKHPTTATQGRINRQNSYDSNSTSYRSLPPRITNEVDALVNRLELSGGSAEEDEEVDENAPTKQKDLTDSYTGIPTSTGATHAAARQTKSTQRIARLNPLIAHYVQRLLGMSRSSIRALGVSSSDIETPSSSVMNISTNRTGTSADMVQPQERIQRVQRFIEDNRSFINELEDTLRSQQSDVTLETSIRMFEEIWQQRLRMEKGARKEKPLTEQIGTKQKEKQLRTEQRYFGAGAAKKDVERDRSTERNVLCEKRNEAPFKPLEKRFSEERRASRSQQRIFAKRHTEPAPPTMSQMQQQHVVEQRAQPVTKAAQQQQEVQRPSAQEDNKVRSSTERASTRMGADSKQAPKESQPKRDISVNTEERRAEEQIARYEQLTENCTHRIAELTELIQKVRTEKKRLMEITLSSVSEERNSTEYIELPDGTRRRSNASSVSSSRSSGASILDALKTQPTTSLDYMPSKGEADSSEQQAITTSGEGISTLGHGNAPLEKHKPTGISRDSGISISRPLTSLDLELPSQASTGTHPSTSGASRKNRPPPTIQRYSPNFAEDDVVHELSTILEVDTPGTSRVNATTTGSAVNGAGEAARQKLLQPQPFPTFEEYARAMNLDVTQLNADTSLRIHQEFDALIANLRAIQGGADYHEFPSLTAYLHNLSTQQENAENCGAPETIDDLLACLRIANLSIKTFPSRQEYLRQLAANSTGGEFLDTGSLENITDARTSTNTETESESINIEEELRRRQILQKSFRVAKGKEDIFSSTAREGVEHARGHLRTFNTESGIEKLSSTSENASSEFERQLFSLGIKWPASMRARTKEADAVGRSNTSSSPERVLNADGCAEPTKQRERDSPRKAARDAQQKNPQQTPKASAKCTETITSTTKEVQFEEHTRVRSPSPIPARSVDQKQSSGSSRREVSADATANKRHPRRSTERDLTAHDASGQSKSPRGSPHRSSDCEFVSDFGRPLNLRDFLTKELLKHATSSSSTTPTDESLRSGFLRSIIDTMTPRTNNGGGSNQLDRQKTSTPVTHSVSHSSSGNHSGSGSAGNTPSQLFSGESCISSVRFFERSITRTYPSKTPLPAAKKDQNQKDTDDEANITGK; translated from the exons ATGTCACTGAATATTACGGTGAATGGGAAATTTAGAGCATGCAATAAGCCAAGCATTTTGGATGATCCAGTGCGTGTGAAAAAGCAGCTCGAGTGTGAGCTGAGGAAGCAGCGTCTGCTAGAG GTACGCGAGGAATCCAAAAATATAGCGCGCAAAATAAGAAATGACGTGGCTGCCGAAAAGGATAAGCAGCTGAGAAATCTTGAAGCGATGAAGGCGCAAGAACTGGAATGTTGGCGCGAACATGTGTTAGTCCAAAAAAACAACGATTATCGTCAGGCAATTTTTGAAATTGGTACCGCACATAGAGCTGCAAAGTTAGAAAATGAGGCGATGGAAAAACGCAGAGCTCAGTTGGAGCAGCAACGTAAGCAGTTTAAAAAGAACACCTACGAACGTTTAGGGGCGAAGCCAACACAATATTCAACAGCAAAGAAATCACTGCATACTGCTGGTACGCAAACGTCAAATGTGCttttaaaagaacaaaaaaagaaGAGGCCGAGAaaacgaaaacgaaaaaattgtccAAAAAATCACATTTCTACGTGTCACTGTTCAAGTGCGGAGAGTGAAACGTTAAGTGAAGAAGGCAGTGCTGATGATGTGCCAGGGGTTGGTGGAAATAAGCGTAAGCAGCAGCAGCAAAAACAAGACGCTAACCGAATAGTTAGGCAATCACAACAAGAAAATCATCAAGTGTGCAGCGATGATTCCATTGAAAGTCCAGCTACTAAATCGGTGCATATTTGTCCATGTCCAAAAGTAATTAAATGTCCTTGCGATGTTAGTTCCACATCCTCGTCACCATTGTCAACCACTTGCACTGATGAAGAAGAAATCGTGCCACCTACTTGTATAAGCATTAAAAATGCTAGATATAGCAATAAAAATGCCAGACTTAGTAAAAATCCTGCAGTAATAGTTGACATTGATGTGGATAACAATGATTCGGTTGTAATAACACATGGAGGGGAAATCAAGGATCGACATGCCGAAAGTAATCGACAATTTAGTCATGTAGTACGCGATAGTAGTGCTGAAAAGCGTAAACGTTCATCGCTAAAAAGCAGCACCACAACAAATATTTCCAATACACCAAAAATATCTGAATCAAGCGTGGTACACAAACCACGTTTTACACAAGTGTCCAAACTACTAAATGGAAGAGGTGGCGCAAATGTTCTACAAACCGCCCAACACAGTGCGCCACCACCATCGGTTGCTGGTACTACACCTTCTACTTCTATACAGAAATCACCACATAAAAGTAGCACATCAGCAAAGACCGCTGATAACTTCCCAATTACTGTTTCACGTGGAACAGTTGTTTTAGATGGTGACCGTAAAAGTGAAAGCGCGAAAAGTGGGCCCGAAAACAGTGGTAGCCAAGTGCAATGTTATGATTACAATAATAAATATCACCGTAACTATCCACATCCTACTGAGGGTCTTGTTCGTGAGCCCAGCGTGCGTGAACGTAACGAACCAAATGCGGTAGAACAAGCGGGAATAGAGCGTGAAATGGAAAAGGAGAGAGAACGTGAAAAGGAGCGAAGACG AGAACGATCTGAGGAACGAGGCCGCAGAGCGCTGGAACGCGAACAAGTCCGACGAGATTGTCTGCAACTTACTGAAAAGTTGGATGCGCTAACAGACCAGTATCCGCAGCTGTTGAATCCGCCAAATGta ATCAATCTCCATAGTCATCAACTACAAGCACAACGTGCTGAGAAAAAACGCAACGCCGCTGTAGAGGAACTACTTTTACGTCCAGCTATTATAACATGCCCAGAAATTGCTGAGCAACCAAAACATAGCACAAACCAACAATGCccaaccaccaccaacaaaaAATTCAATGATGACTTGAATTTGGGCGCACCTGGTTTGagtgatgaaattaatattacTGGCTCCACGGATAGTTGTGGTACAATATTATTGGGCTATGTTGAtgatcaacaacaaaaaatacgcaatgatttgcaTAAGTATGCTGGTGGTGGTGGCCAGCCAAAACAAAATGTGAAAAAAGCAGAACGCTTATTGAATCTTCTGGAGCGTATTGAAGATTTGCGTAGAGCTTTGTGTGAGGAGCTGGGTAACAATGGAAATAGTGATGGCATGGAACAGGTAATAAATGGCGTGAGCGATGTACGTCGCGAACGTGAACGTATAGCCATACATGATTTAAATTCGGACGAGGGTAGAGTGTCACCTTTGGCAAAGCATTTACATGACGTGGAACAAAAGGAAGCTGTGCTGGAACAGAAGTTACGTGAGTTATGTAAAATGCGAAAACCAGAACCAAATGCAAACGGGCAGCGGGCAGGACCGACTATGAAAA AGCCAATAGGAAAGGAGTGTAGAATACAAACGACGGCGAACAACAAGCCTCTGGAGATAATAATAAAGTTGAAGAATGAAGGCGGAAGACGTGGCAAATCGATAGggcaaaaatctacaaaaagtccACGTAAACTCTCAACGCTTATTGATACACCCACGCGCAGAGTAACCGCTAAGCGCTCACAACAGCATCTTAAACACCCTACAACTGCCACGCAAGGCCGTATCAACCGTCAAAACTCGTACGATTCAAACTCGACATCGTATCGTAGCCTGCCACCACGCATTACAAATGAAGTAGATGCGTTAGTAAATCGTTTAGAGTTGAGTGGCGGTTCTGCGGAAGAAGACGAGGAAGTGGATGAAAACGCGCCAACTAAACAAAAAGATTTAACTGACAGCTACACTGGCATACCTACTTCAACTGGTGCAACGCATGCGGCAGCACGCCAAACGAAGTCAACTCAGCGTATCGCTCGTTTAAATCCACTTATAGCTCACTATGTTCAACGCCTTCTGGGTATGTCGCGTAGCTCCATTCGCGCACTAGGCGTTAGCTCTTCTGATATTGAGACGCCCTCTTCTTCTGTTATGAATATCAGTACGAATCGCACGGGTACCTCTGCTGACATGGTTCAGCCACAAGAGCGAATACAGCGTGTACAACGATTTATAGAAGATAATCGTAGTTTTATTAATGAACTAGAGGATACATTACGCTCACAACAAAGTGATGTTACACTAGAAACAAGCATACGTATGTTTGAAGAAATTTGGCAACAACGTCTACGTATGGAGAAGGGAGCACGCAAGGAAAAGCCGTTGACGGAACAAATAGGTACCAAGCAGAAAGAAAAGCAACTAAGAACAGAGCAACGCTATTTCGGAGCTGGCGCTGCAAAGAAAGATGTGGAACGGGACCGTTCAACAGAAAGAAATGTGCTGTGTGAAAAACGTAACGAAGCACCATTTAAACCGCTAGAGAAAAGATTTTCAGAAGAGAGAAGAGCTTCACGTTCGCAACAACGAATTTTTGCAAAGCGTCATACAGAGCCTGCTCCCCCGACAATGTCGCAAATGCAACAGCAACATGTGGTTGAACAACGCGCACAACCAGTTACAAAagctgcgcaacaacaacaagaggtgCAGAGGCCGTCTGCTCAAGAGGATAATAAAGTGCGCTCGTCAACAGAACGTGCTTCCACTCGCATGGGTGCAGACTCGAAACAAGCGCCAAAGGAGTCACAACCTAAGCGTGATATTTCGGTTAACACTGAAGAACGTCGTGCTGAAGAACAGATAGCGCGCTATGAGCAGCTCACCGAGAACTGCACTCACCGAATAGCGGAGCTTACAGAGTTAATACAGAAAGTACGCACCGAAAAGAAACGTCTCATGGAGATTACACTTAGTTCGGTTAGCGAAGAACGCAACTCAACTGAATATATCGAATTACCTGATGGCACACGAAGACGCTCAAACGCCTCCAGTGTTAGCAGCAGCCGAAGTAGCGGCGCAAGCATACTTGATGCACTTAAAACGCAACCTACCACTTCTTTGGATTATATGCCAAGCAAAGGCGAAGCAGACTCATCGGAGCAGCAAGCCATAACCACATCTGGCGAAGGAATATCAACACTCGGCCATGGAAATGCACCTCTTGAAAAGCACAAGCCGACAGGCATTAGTCGTGATAGTGGTATCTCTATATCACGTCCGTTGACATCACTGGATTTAGAACTACCTTCGCAAGCATCCACAGGAACACATCCTAGCACTAGCGGCGCGTCACGTAAAAACCGCCCACCGCCAACAATACAACGTTATAGTCCGAATTTTGCGGAAGACGATGTGGTGCACGAACTATCCACAATACTTGAGGTAGACACACCGGGTACCTCACGGGTTAATGCCACAACAACAGGATCAGCGGTAAATGGAGCAGGGGAGGCAGCGCGGCAAAAACTTTTGCAACCACAGCCATTCCCTACTTTCGAAGAATACGCGCGTGCAATGAATTTGGATGTTACACAACTGAATGCAGACACCAGCTTACGAATACATCAAGAGTTCGATGCGTTGATTGCTAATCTGCGTGCTATACAGGGGGGTGCCG ATTATCACGAGTTTCCATCTTTGACTGCCTATTTGCACAATTTAAGTACTCAGCAAGAGAACGCTGAAAATTGTGGAGCACCAGAGACCATTGATGACCTCTTAGCTTGTCTACGTATTGCAAATCTCTCTATCAAAACCTTTCCCTCGCGCCAAGAATATTTACGCCAATTGGCTGCAAATTCCACTGGTGGTGAATTCCTCGACACCGGCAGCTTAGAAAACATCACTGATGCACGCACGAGCACCAATACTGAAACGGAATCCGAATCAATTAATATCGAAGAAGAGCTCAGAAGGCGCCAAATATTACAAAAATCGTTTCGCGTCGCGAAAGGAAAGGAAGATATTTTCTCATCAACAGCAAGGGAAGGCGTCGAACATGCGCGCGGTCATTTGCGTACATTTAATACAGAAAGCGGTATTGAGAAACTCTCTTCAACATCAGAGAATGCATCTAGCGAATTTGAGCGTCAATTATTTAGTTTGGGTATAAAATGGCCAGCAAGTATGCGCGCGCGTACAAAGGAAGCAGACGCAGTAGGCAGAAGTAATACTTCTTCGAGTCCTGAACGTGTTTTGAATGCTGATGGCTGTGCAGAACCAACTAAACAGCGTGAACGTGATAGTCCCAGAAAAGCTGCTAGAGATGCGCAACAAAAGAATCCTCAACAAACTCCAAAGGCAAGTGCTAAATGCACAGAAACAATTACTAGTACCACGAAAGAGGTGCAATTCGAAGAACACACAAGAGTGCGTTCGCCTTCACCTATTCCAGCGCGATCAGTAGATCAAAAGCAGTCAAGCGGTAGTTCTAGACGCGAAGTGTCGGCTGATGCAACAGCTAATAAGCGACATCCGCGTAGAAGTACAGAGCGTGATCTGACAGCGCATGACGCAAGCGGACAGAGTAAAAGT CCTCGCGGCAGTCCGCATCGCTCCAGCGATTGCGAATTTGTTAGTGATTTTGGACGTCCTTTAAATTTGCGCGACTTTCTTACCAAAGAACTGCTAAAACATGCAACGTCTTCAAGCTCTACCACACCAACAGACGAATCATTACGTAGTGGCTTTTTGCGTTCCATTATCGATACGATGACACCGCGCACCAATAATGGTGGTGGCAGCAATCAACTAGATAGACAAAAGACTTCAACGCCAGTTACGCATTCAGTTTCGCACAGTAGTAGTGGAAATCATAGTGGAAGTGGTAGTGCTGGTAATACGCCATCACAACTTTTCTCAGGTGAAAGTTGTATATCTTCTGTACGATTTTTTGAACGTTCAATAACACGTACATACCCCTCTAAGACACCATTACCAGCTGCTAAAAAAGATCAAAATCAAAAGGATACAGACGACGAAGCCAATATTACTGGAAAATAG